One Robbsia sp. KACC 23696 DNA segment encodes these proteins:
- the sdhD gene encoding succinate dehydrogenase, hydrophobic membrane anchor protein, with the protein MASKNNIGAKRLVVGAHYGMFDWLAQRVTAVIMAVFTVVLLVWFFAASNFSYEGWASMFAHQWMKLLTFVTLLSLFYHAWVGIRDIWMDYVKPAGIRLLLQVLTILWLVASAGYAVQILWRV; encoded by the coding sequence ATGGCTAGCAAAAATAATATCGGCGCAAAGCGCCTCGTGGTTGGTGCCCACTACGGCATGTTCGACTGGCTCGCGCAACGCGTGACGGCGGTCATCATGGCGGTATTCACCGTCGTGCTGCTGGTCTGGTTCTTTGCGGCGTCGAATTTCTCGTATGAAGGCTGGGCGTCGATGTTCGCGCATCAGTGGATGAAGCTGCTGACGTTCGTCACGCTGCTCTCGTTGTTCTATCACGCCTGGGTCGGCATCCGCGATATCTGGATGGACTACGTGAAACCGGCGGGTATCCGGCTGTTGCTGCAAGTGTTGACGATCCTCTGGCTGGTCGCCAGTGCCGGTTACGCTGTACAGATCTTGTGGAGAGTTTGA
- a CDS encoding malate dehydrogenase encodes MAKAAKRVAVTGAAGQIGYSLLFRIASGAMLGPDQPVILQLLDLPQAQNALKGVVMELEDCAFPLLEGVVTSDDPKVAFKDADIALLVGARPRSKGMERKDLLSANAEIFTVQGKALNDVASRDVKVLVVGNPANTNAYIAMKSAPDLPKKNFTAMLRLDHNRALSQLAAKSGVPVGSIEKLVVWGNHSPTMYPDTRFATSGGKALHPALDQAWIADTFIPTVGKRGAAIIEARGLSSAASAANAAIDHVRDWVLGSNGKWVTMGIPSAGVYGVPEDIVFGLPVTTENGEYKLIEGLEIDAFSKGLIAKTLAELEEERDGVKHLL; translated from the coding sequence ATGGCTAAAGCCGCCAAGCGCGTCGCCGTCACCGGCGCCGCAGGTCAGATTGGTTATTCGCTGCTGTTCCGCATCGCCAGTGGCGCGATGCTCGGTCCGGACCAGCCCGTGATCCTGCAATTGCTGGACCTGCCGCAAGCCCAGAACGCGCTCAAGGGCGTCGTGATGGAGCTGGAAGACTGCGCGTTCCCGCTGCTCGAAGGCGTCGTCACGTCGGACGACCCGAAGGTTGCGTTCAAGGACGCGGACATTGCCTTACTCGTCGGTGCGCGTCCCCGCAGCAAGGGCATGGAACGTAAGGATCTGCTGAGCGCGAATGCCGAGATCTTCACCGTGCAAGGCAAGGCACTGAACGACGTGGCGAGCCGCGATGTCAAGGTGCTGGTCGTGGGCAACCCGGCTAACACCAACGCCTATATCGCCATGAAGTCGGCGCCGGATCTGCCGAAGAAGAACTTCACGGCCATGCTGCGCCTCGATCACAACCGCGCCCTGTCGCAATTGGCGGCGAAGTCCGGCGTCCCGGTCGGCAGCATCGAGAAGCTGGTCGTGTGGGGCAACCACTCGCCGACGATGTACCCGGATACCCGTTTCGCGACCAGCGGCGGCAAGGCATTGCATCCGGCGCTCGATCAGGCATGGATTGCCGATACCTTCATCCCGACCGTCGGCAAGCGCGGCGCGGCGATCATCGAAGCGCGCGGCCTGTCGTCGGCGGCCTCCGCCGCCAATGCAGCGATCGATCACGTGCGTGACTGGGTCCTGGGCAGCAACGGCAAGTGGGTCACGATGGGTATTCCGTCGGCCGGCGTGTACGGCGTGCCGGAAGATATCGTCTTCGGCCTGCCGGTCACGACCGAAAACGGCGAATACAAGCTGATTGAAGGTTTGGAGATCGACGCCTTTTCGAAGGGCCTGATCGCCAAGACGTTGGCCGAGCTCGAAGAAGAGCGCGACGGCGTCAAGCATTTGCTGTAA
- the sdhC gene encoding succinate dehydrogenase, cytochrome b556 subunit, whose translation MAEAVKKPRPEYRNIGIGQLAGYRLPLAGKISILHRLSGGLLFLLIPFALYLFEQSLTSELSFGQLKAFFANIIVKLVVLVLSWAFAFHFFAGLRFLLADTHKYVSKEGGRNTAGIVLVLSSLLTIVIALKLFGAF comes from the coding sequence ATGGCTGAAGCAGTAAAGAAACCGAGGCCGGAATACCGGAATATCGGGATTGGGCAATTAGCGGGATACCGCTTGCCGCTGGCGGGTAAGATTTCCATCCTGCACCGGTTAAGCGGCGGACTGCTGTTCCTGCTTATCCCTTTCGCGCTTTACTTGTTCGAACAGAGTTTGACGTCGGAACTCTCGTTCGGTCAGCTCAAAGCCTTTTTTGCGAACATTATCGTAAAGCTGGTGGTGCTGGTTCTCTCGTGGGCATTCGCATTCCACTTCTTCGCCGGCCTGCGTTTCCTGCTCGCCGACACGCACAAATATGTCAGCAAGGAAGGCGGACGCAATACCGCCGGCATCGTGCTCGTGCTCTCGTCGCTGTTGACGATCGTGATCGCGCTGAAACTGTTCGGGGCTTTCTGA
- the sdhA gene encoding succinate dehydrogenase flavoprotein subunit, which produces MAAIKNSLPRRKYDVVIVGGGGSGLRAALQLSRAGLSVCVLSKVFPTRSHTVAAQGGIGASLGNMSEDNWHYHFYDTIKGSDWLGDQDAIEFMCREAPNAVYELEHMGMPFDRNADGTIYQRPFGGHTANYGEKPVQRACAAADRTGHALLHTLYQQNVQSKTHFYTEWMALDLIRDAEGDVLGVTALEMETGDIYILEGKTTLFATGGAGRIFAASTNAFINTGDGLGMAARSGIPLQDMEFWQFHPTGVAGAGVLITEGVRGEGGILRNSNGERFMERYAPTLKDLAPRDFVSRSMDQEIKEGRGCGPNSDYVLLDLSHIGAETIMKRLPSIREIAMKFANVDCIKEPIPVVPTIHYQMGGIPTNIYGQVVGKGSEYDAPINGFYAVGECSCVSVHGANRLGTNSLLDLVVFGRAAGNHIVKHVAELGREHKPLPADAADATLARLAKLEGTTSGEYTQDIANDIRKTMQAHAGVFRTSSLMAEGVGKMGELIARTGHVHLKDKSKVFNTARVEALELANLIEVAKATMISAEARKESRGAHAHSDFEHRDDENWMKHTLFYSDDHRLEYKPVKMKPLTVESVPPKARTF; this is translated from the coding sequence ATGGCTGCAATCAAGAATTCGCTTCCCCGTCGCAAGTACGACGTCGTGATCGTCGGCGGCGGCGGCTCGGGTTTGCGTGCCGCGCTGCAACTGTCCCGTGCCGGCCTGTCGGTTTGCGTGCTGTCCAAGGTGTTTCCCACGCGCTCGCACACGGTGGCGGCGCAGGGCGGTATCGGCGCGTCGCTGGGCAATATGAGCGAGGACAACTGGCACTATCACTTTTACGACACCATCAAGGGCTCGGATTGGCTGGGTGACCAGGACGCCATCGAGTTCATGTGTCGTGAGGCACCGAACGCTGTTTACGAACTCGAACATATGGGCATGCCGTTCGACCGGAACGCCGACGGCACGATCTACCAGCGTCCATTCGGCGGTCACACGGCAAACTATGGCGAGAAACCGGTGCAACGCGCTTGCGCGGCCGCAGACCGTACCGGTCACGCGCTGCTGCATACGTTGTATCAGCAGAACGTCCAGTCCAAGACGCACTTCTACACCGAGTGGATGGCGCTCGACCTGATCCGCGACGCCGAAGGCGACGTACTGGGCGTGACCGCGCTCGAAATGGAAACGGGCGACATCTATATCCTCGAAGGCAAGACGACGCTGTTCGCCACGGGCGGCGCCGGTCGGATCTTCGCGGCGTCGACGAATGCCTTCATCAATACCGGGGACGGTCTGGGCATGGCGGCGCGCTCGGGCATCCCGCTGCAGGACATGGAATTCTGGCAATTCCACCCGACCGGCGTGGCCGGCGCGGGCGTGCTGATTACCGAAGGGGTACGCGGCGAAGGCGGCATCCTGCGGAATTCGAACGGTGAGCGTTTCATGGAACGCTATGCGCCGACGCTGAAGGATCTGGCGCCGCGCGACTTCGTTTCCCGCTCGATGGACCAGGAAATCAAGGAAGGCCGCGGTTGCGGCCCGAATTCGGACTATGTGCTGCTCGACCTGTCGCACATCGGCGCCGAAACGATCATGAAGCGGTTGCCGTCGATTCGTGAGATCGCGATGAAGTTCGCCAACGTCGACTGCATCAAGGAGCCGATCCCGGTCGTGCCGACGATCCATTACCAGATGGGCGGCATTCCGACGAATATCTACGGTCAGGTGGTCGGCAAGGGCAGCGAGTACGACGCACCGATCAACGGTTTCTATGCCGTGGGCGAATGCTCCTGCGTGTCCGTGCATGGCGCGAACCGCTTGGGCACGAATTCGCTGCTGGATCTGGTCGTGTTCGGCCGCGCGGCCGGCAACCATATCGTCAAGCATGTGGCGGAACTCGGTCGCGAACACAAGCCGCTGCCGGCGGACGCCGCCGACGCAACGCTGGCGCGTCTGGCGAAGCTCGAAGGCACGACGTCGGGCGAATATACGCAGGACATCGCGAACGACATCCGCAAGACGATGCAGGCGCATGCCGGCGTGTTCCGGACCTCGTCGCTGATGGCCGAGGGCGTCGGCAAGATGGGCGAGCTGATCGCGCGCACCGGACACGTGCATCTGAAGGACAAGTCGAAGGTATTCAACACCGCGCGTGTGGAAGCGTTGGAACTGGCCAACCTGATCGAAGTCGCGAAGGCGACGATGATCTCGGCCGAAGCGCGCAAGGAAAGCCGCGGCGCGCATGCGCACAGCGACTTCGAGCATCGCGACGACGAGAACTGGATGAAGCACACGCTGTTCTACAGTGACGATCATCGCCTTGAATACAAGCCCGTGAAGATGAAGCCGTTGACGGTCGAATCGGTGCCGCCGAAGGCACGGACGTTCTGA
- a CDS encoding DUF2863 family protein, producing the protein MRSRPVAKRLPADAEKLIGLSLALYASGSRIEDRFWEQKIDALLARMLRAGHQAALDAALDHLQAHYAQAYGALADLAETQSESVTIEHEGQSWDVVLVAAPILAWTRFLIPSGPLKGEPLDALRNQFQAHLSASGSKVSLVPYLYSIDQLPRAHADAFKLSHQLAKATVEGAPLKVSLADLPESAPILADPRFLLAVIAAPAGEALFRWQETDDNAPRGQRIERAHCLEQWRAQAGPTLASVFAGCEFECLLPDAYHSACRDADERIRPHTIRTAVRYLEDTLKSEAKELRAVIGGFGEQHIDEYRVGFTRRGDNDVLYGVIWPLYGRENGDMEDGEDDVDPADEAENAPLETIVTLLRECGVTDIRRLNERFDPEYCEDCGVPLYADPHGDIVHAEMPEDAAPGQQHFH; encoded by the coding sequence ATGCGATCGCGCCCTGTTGCCAAACGTCTCCCCGCCGACGCGGAAAAACTCATCGGCCTGTCGCTCGCCCTGTATGCCTCGGGCAGCCGAATCGAAGACCGGTTCTGGGAGCAAAAGATCGACGCCCTGCTCGCGCGCATGCTACGCGCCGGGCATCAGGCCGCGCTCGACGCCGCATTGGACCATTTGCAGGCACATTACGCACAAGCGTACGGCGCCTTGGCCGATCTCGCGGAAACGCAGAGCGAATCGGTCACGATCGAGCACGAGGGACAATCCTGGGATGTCGTCCTGGTCGCCGCGCCGATTCTGGCCTGGACACGCTTCCTGATTCCCTCCGGCCCGCTGAAGGGCGAGCCTCTCGACGCCTTGCGCAACCAGTTTCAGGCGCATCTGAGCGCGTCGGGCAGCAAGGTCTCGCTGGTGCCCTATCTGTACAGCATCGATCAGTTGCCTCGTGCGCATGCAGACGCCTTCAAGTTGTCCCATCAACTGGCGAAGGCGACCGTGGAAGGCGCGCCGCTCAAGGTCAGCCTGGCCGACCTGCCGGAAAGTGCGCCAATTCTGGCGGACCCGCGATTCCTGCTGGCTGTCATCGCGGCGCCCGCCGGTGAAGCGCTGTTCCGTTGGCAGGAAACCGACGACAACGCGCCGCGCGGCCAACGTATCGAGCGTGCGCATTGCCTGGAGCAATGGCGCGCGCAGGCGGGGCCGACCTTGGCATCGGTGTTCGCCGGTTGCGAATTCGAATGCCTGCTGCCGGACGCCTATCACTCGGCCTGCCGGGATGCCGATGAACGAATCCGTCCCCATACGATCCGTACGGCCGTGCGTTACCTGGAAGACACGCTGAAGTCGGAAGCGAAAGAGTTACGGGCGGTAATCGGCGGCTTTGGCGAACAGCATATCGACGAATACCGCGTCGGCTTCACGCGCCGCGGCGACAACGACGTGCTGTACGGCGTGATATGGCCGCTGTATGGCCGCGAGAATGGCGACATGGAAGACGGCGAGGACGATGTCGATCCGGCCGACGAAGCGGAGAATGCACCGCTGGAAACGATTGTCACGCTACTGCGCGAATGCGGCGTGACCGACATTCGCCGTCTGAACGAACGCTTTGACCCGGAATACTGCGAGGACTGCGGCGTACCGCTCTATGCCGATCCGCACGGCGATATCGTCCATGCGGAGATGCCGGAAGATGCCGCGCCGGGACAGCAGCACTTTCACTAA
- the acnA gene encoding aconitate hydratase AcnA has product MAHNLHQTLKEFKSGAGTGKYYSLPQLGRALGVDVSRLPVSIRLVLESVLRNFDGKKVAEEHVKQLVNWKPNEKRTDEIPFVVARVVLQDFTGVPLLADIAAMRGVAERAGKDPKSIEPLVPVDLVVDHSVQIDYFRQKDALDLNMKLEFQRNNERYQFMKWGMQAFDTFKVVPPGIGIVHQVNLEYLARGVHKRADGADTVYYPDTLVGTDSHTTMINGIGVVGWGVGGIEAEAGMLGQPVYFLTPDVVGVELTGRLREGVTATDLVLTITEMLRREKVVGKFVEFFGEGTASLQVPDRATIGNMAPEYGATMGFFPVDEKTIEYFQGTGRTEAEISAFENYFKAQELWGVPKAGDIDYTKVVKLDLGSVTPSLAGPKRPQDRIEIGNVKANFKDLFTKPVAENGFAKTAAQLDETYTTKDGVALHNGDILIAAITSCTNTSNPSVLLAAGLVAKKAVELGLTVAPHIKTSLAPGSRIVTDYLTATGLLPYLSKLGFELAAYGCTTCIGNAGDLTPALNEAITSNDVVAAAVLSGNRNFEARIHPNIRANFLASPPLVVAYAIAGNITRDLMTEPVGRTAAGKDVFLGDLWPSSEEVQSLLKYALNSEVFQKNYSQLTKKGDLWSKIEGAEGQVYDWPKSTYIAEPPFFGKDFSMTPAASIEPVKGARALGIFGDSVTTDHISPAGSIKESSPAGVWLKANGVQKADFNSYGSRRGNHEVMMRGTFANVRIKNLMIPLDANGNRIEGGLTIHKPSGEQMSIYDAAMRYVDAGTPSIVFGGEEYGTGSSRDWAAKGTQLLGVRAVVARSFERIHRSNLVGMGVLPLQFKDGDSAASLNITGDETYDIEDLGDDFKPQQEVTLVIHRGEGKTDRVKLLLRIDTPIEVDYYKHGGILPFVLRQLLAA; this is encoded by the coding sequence ATGGCCCACAATCTGCACCAAACGCTAAAGGAATTCAAAAGCGGCGCCGGTACTGGCAAGTACTACTCACTGCCCCAGCTAGGCCGTGCGCTGGGTGTCGATGTGTCGCGCCTACCGGTATCGATCCGTTTGGTACTCGAGTCGGTGCTACGCAACTTCGACGGCAAGAAAGTCGCCGAAGAACACGTCAAGCAACTGGTGAACTGGAAGCCGAATGAGAAGCGCACGGATGAAATCCCGTTCGTCGTCGCACGCGTCGTGCTGCAGGACTTCACCGGTGTGCCACTGCTGGCCGACATCGCCGCAATGCGCGGTGTGGCCGAACGCGCCGGCAAGGATCCGAAGTCCATCGAACCGCTGGTCCCGGTCGATCTGGTCGTCGATCACTCGGTGCAGATCGACTACTTCCGCCAGAAGGATGCGCTCGATCTCAATATGAAACTGGAATTCCAGCGCAACAACGAGCGCTACCAGTTCATGAAGTGGGGCATGCAGGCCTTCGACACGTTCAAGGTCGTACCCCCGGGCATCGGCATTGTCCACCAGGTCAATCTGGAATACCTGGCGCGCGGCGTGCATAAGCGCGCCGACGGCGCGGATACGGTCTACTACCCGGACACGCTGGTGGGTACCGACAGCCACACGACGATGATCAACGGCATCGGTGTCGTGGGCTGGGGCGTGGGCGGTATCGAAGCGGAAGCCGGCATGCTCGGCCAGCCGGTGTACTTCCTGACGCCGGACGTCGTCGGTGTCGAACTGACGGGTCGTCTGCGCGAAGGCGTCACCGCGACCGATCTGGTCTTGACCATCACCGAAATGCTGCGCCGCGAGAAGGTCGTCGGCAAGTTCGTCGAATTCTTCGGTGAAGGCACGGCATCGCTGCAAGTGCCGGACCGCGCGACCATCGGCAATATGGCGCCGGAATACGGCGCGACGATGGGCTTCTTCCCGGTCGACGAAAAGACGATCGAGTACTTCCAAGGCACGGGCCGCACGGAAGCCGAAATCAGCGCGTTCGAAAACTACTTCAAGGCGCAAGAATTGTGGGGCGTGCCGAAGGCTGGCGACATCGACTACACGAAGGTCGTGAAGCTCGACCTGGGCAGCGTGACGCCGTCGCTCGCAGGCCCGAAGCGGCCGCAGGATCGGATCGAAATCGGCAATGTGAAGGCCAACTTCAAGGACCTGTTCACGAAGCCGGTCGCCGAGAACGGTTTTGCCAAGACGGCCGCGCAACTGGATGAAACGTACACGACGAAAGATGGCGTGGCGCTGCACAACGGCGACATCCTGATCGCCGCCATCACGTCCTGCACGAATACGTCGAACCCGAGCGTCCTGCTGGCCGCCGGCCTGGTGGCGAAGAAAGCCGTCGAGCTGGGCTTGACGGTCGCGCCGCACATCAAGACGTCGCTGGCACCGGGATCGCGGATCGTCACCGACTACCTGACGGCCACCGGCCTGCTGCCCTATCTGTCGAAGCTCGGTTTCGAACTGGCCGCCTACGGTTGCACGACCTGTATCGGTAACGCAGGCGATCTGACGCCGGCACTGAACGAAGCCATTACATCGAACGACGTGGTTGCCGCCGCCGTGCTGTCGGGCAATCGGAACTTCGAAGCCCGGATCCACCCGAACATTCGTGCCAACTTCCTGGCATCGCCGCCCTTGGTCGTGGCCTACGCGATCGCCGGCAACATCACCCGCGATCTGATGACCGAACCGGTTGGCCGCACCGCCGCCGGCAAGGACGTCTTCCTGGGCGATCTGTGGCCGAGCAGCGAGGAAGTCCAATCGCTGCTGAAGTACGCACTGAACTCCGAAGTGTTCCAGAAGAACTACTCGCAGTTGACCAAGAAGGGCGATCTGTGGAGCAAGATCGAGGGCGCCGAAGGGCAAGTCTACGATTGGCCGAAGTCGACCTATATCGCGGAGCCGCCGTTCTTCGGCAAGGACTTCAGCATGACGCCGGCCGCGTCGATCGAACCGGTCAAGGGCGCGCGCGCGCTGGGCATTTTCGGTGACTCGGTGACGACGGACCACATCAGCCCGGCCGGCTCGATCAAGGAATCCTCGCCCGCCGGCGTCTGGCTGAAGGCCAACGGCGTGCAGAAGGCCGACTTCAACAGCTATGGCTCGCGTCGCGGCAACCATGAAGTGATGATGCGCGGCACGTTCGCCAACGTCCGGATCAAGAATCTGATGATCCCGCTGGATGCCAACGGTAACCGCATCGAAGGCGGCCTGACGATTCACAAGCCGAGCGGCGAGCAGATGTCGATCTACGATGCGGCCATGCGCTACGTCGATGCCGGCACGCCGTCGATCGTTTTCGGCGGTGAAGAGTACGGCACGGGCAGCTCGCGTGACTGGGCAGCGAAGGGCACGCAGTTGCTGGGCGTACGCGCCGTGGTCGCACGGAGCTTCGAGCGGATCCACCGGTCGAATCTGGTCGGCATGGGCGTGTTGCCGCTGCAGTTCAAGGACGGCGACAGCGCCGCTTCGCTGAACATCACCGGTGACGAGACGTACGACATCGAGGACTTGGGCGACGATTTCAAGCCGCAACAGGAGGTCACGCTGGTGATCCACCGCGGTGAGGGCAAGACCGATCGCGTGAAGCTGCTGTTGCGCATCGATACGCCGATCGAAGTCGACTACTACAAGCACGGCGGCATCCTGCCGTTCGTATTGCGTCAGCTGTTGGCGGCCTAA
- a CDS encoding AI-2E family transporter: MTQDNVNDSKSSADGSPQNGAERRTLAHDAAAGAAQGAARGAVGAATGRSQHTALLCLYGVLTLLAIWVVHAFVPAVVWAAVLAIALWPSLEKVESWPGLKGRPRLVAALIVVAVAVVFVLPLIMAGSSLGGDTHAIMDQVHQIQDNGIAPPSWLERLPFFGAQATSWWQNNLADPHPGKNLLSHVAHGSLMTVGGSFGRRLVHALITFAFMLLVLFFIFAAGTSLREQALRGIGRLFGEEGASLASQMAVSVRGTVSGLVLVGLGEGALMCISYFIAHVPHAVVLGALTAVAAMLPMCAPILIVAVGGYLFVQGATGAAIAVLVWGGIVVFIAEHFVRPTLIGGAARLPFLLVLLGILGGAETLGLLGIFIGPALMTILMVLWRDYVQA, encoded by the coding sequence ATGACACAGGACAACGTTAACGATAGCAAGTCTTCGGCCGACGGGTCGCCGCAAAATGGGGCCGAGCGTCGTACGCTGGCGCATGACGCCGCGGCCGGCGCTGCCCAGGGAGCCGCCCGCGGCGCGGTCGGGGCCGCCACCGGACGCTCGCAGCATACCGCGCTTTTATGTCTGTATGGCGTCTTGACGCTGTTGGCGATATGGGTTGTCCATGCCTTCGTGCCGGCTGTTGTCTGGGCCGCGGTGCTGGCGATCGCGCTCTGGCCGTCGTTGGAAAAGGTAGAGAGCTGGCCAGGTCTCAAGGGGCGTCCGCGACTCGTTGCCGCATTGATCGTGGTCGCCGTAGCCGTCGTCTTTGTACTGCCGCTGATCATGGCGGGGTCGAGCCTCGGCGGCGATACCCACGCGATCATGGATCAGGTGCATCAGATTCAGGACAACGGCATCGCGCCGCCGAGCTGGCTCGAACGTTTGCCGTTTTTTGGCGCTCAGGCGACCAGCTGGTGGCAGAACAACCTGGCCGACCCCCATCCGGGTAAGAACCTGTTGTCGCACGTCGCGCACGGGTCCCTGATGACCGTGGGCGGCTCCTTCGGCAGACGGTTGGTCCATGCGTTGATCACCTTTGCCTTCATGCTGCTGGTGCTGTTCTTTATCTTTGCGGCCGGTACGTCGTTGCGGGAACAGGCGCTGCGAGGAATCGGTCGCTTGTTCGGAGAGGAAGGGGCGTCGCTGGCGTCGCAGATGGCCGTCTCCGTGCGAGGCACTGTTAGCGGCCTGGTCCTGGTAGGTCTGGGCGAGGGTGCGCTGATGTGCATCAGCTACTTCATTGCGCATGTGCCCCATGCGGTCGTGCTCGGGGCGCTGACTGCCGTGGCCGCGATGCTGCCGATGTGCGCACCCATCCTGATCGTCGCGGTAGGCGGTTATCTGTTCGTCCAGGGCGCCACGGGCGCGGCTATCGCGGTGCTGGTCTGGGGGGGCATCGTCGTATTCATTGCCGAGCACTTCGTACGCCCGACTTTGATCGGTGGCGCCGCGCGCTTGCCGTTTCTATTGGTGTTGCTCGGCATCCTGGGCGGAGCGGAGACGCTTGGCTTGTTGGGCATTTTTATCGGCCCGGCGCTGATGACCATTCTGATGGTCCTTTGGCGCGACTACGTGCAGGCGTGA
- a CDS encoding ecotin precursor, translated as MMRKIAMAALLVGGIAVAGQASARGGWGGGGAFAGGAALGAVTGLLVGSAVSQPRAAVVYEQPVYAQPVYAAPPGYCYDAYGRAYACAPAPVPAYGPPPPPPGW; from the coding sequence ATGATGAGAAAGATCGCAATGGCCGCGTTATTGGTCGGCGGTATCGCCGTGGCAGGTCAAGCCAGCGCACGGGGCGGTTGGGGTGGTGGCGGTGCGTTTGCGGGCGGCGCGGCCCTGGGCGCCGTGACGGGCTTACTCGTCGGTTCGGCCGTCAGCCAACCGCGCGCGGCAGTCGTGTATGAGCAGCCGGTTTATGCGCAGCCGGTCTACGCCGCGCCTCCTGGCTATTGCTATGACGCCTACGGCCGTGCCTACGCCTGCGCACCGGCACCGGTGCCGGCCTACGGCCCGCCGCCCCCGCCGCCGGGTTGGTAA
- the ahpC gene encoding alkyl hydroperoxide reductase subunit C: MPIINSQVKPFKNQAYQNGKFFEVTEASLKGKWSLFVFYPADFTFVCPTELEDLADHYAEFQKLGVEVYGVSTDTHFAHKAWAETSPAISKVKYPLLGDPTHVLARNFDVLIEEEGLAYRGTFLIDPEGKIKFAEVNDNGIGREALETLRKTKAAQYIAAHPGEVCPAKWKEGAATLSPSLDLVGKI, encoded by the coding sequence ATGCCGATCATCAATTCGCAAGTCAAGCCGTTCAAGAACCAAGCCTACCAAAACGGCAAGTTCTTCGAAGTTACCGAAGCTTCGTTGAAGGGTAAGTGGTCCCTGTTTGTTTTCTACCCGGCCGATTTCACGTTCGTTTGCCCGACTGAACTGGAAGACCTCGCGGATCACTACGCTGAATTCCAAAAGCTCGGCGTGGAAGTGTACGGCGTTTCGACCGATACGCACTTCGCACACAAGGCTTGGGCCGAAACGTCGCCGGCCATCAGCAAGGTCAAGTACCCGCTGCTGGGCGACCCGACGCACGTCCTGGCGCGCAACTTCGACGTGCTGATCGAAGAAGAAGGCCTGGCCTATCGTGGCACGTTCTTGATCGATCCGGAAGGCAAGATCAAGTTCGCCGAAGTGAACGACAACGGCATCGGCCGCGAAGCACTGGAAACGCTGCGCAAGACGAAGGCAGCACAATACATTGCAGCACACCCGGGCGAAGTCTGCCCGGCGAAGTGGAAGGAAGGCGCTGCAACGCTGTCGCCGTCGCTGGATCTGGTTGGCAAGATCTAA
- a CDS encoding GntR family transcriptional regulator produces the protein MPGPATFSPPTFSPLYRQIKGLITQSLESGEWRPGDVIPSEIELAARYGVSQGTVRKAIDELAADNLVVRRQGKGTFVATHNEDRVQFRFLRLLPDDGTIRPHVSDVHQCRRTRAPADIARQLDMKPAESVVQIKRVLRFDGEIQPTVFEEIWLPGATFKGLTMERLAGYKGPFYAMFESEFNTRMIRASEHVRAVAADKEVAAILAIREGSPLLSVERLSYTYGDRPVEVRRGWYQTDRFHYQNDLS, from the coding sequence ATGCCCGGGCCGGCGACATTCAGCCCCCCGACATTCAGTCCTCTCTACCGTCAGATCAAGGGTTTGATCACACAAAGTCTGGAGAGCGGCGAATGGCGCCCCGGCGATGTGATTCCGAGCGAGATCGAACTGGCCGCGCGCTATGGCGTCAGCCAGGGCACGGTGCGCAAGGCCATCGACGAACTGGCGGCCGACAACCTCGTCGTGCGACGGCAAGGGAAGGGCACATTCGTCGCCACCCATAACGAAGATCGGGTCCAGTTTCGCTTTCTACGGTTACTGCCGGATGACGGTACCATTCGTCCGCACGTCAGCGACGTCCATCAGTGCCGACGTACCCGCGCACCGGCCGACATCGCGCGCCAGCTCGATATGAAGCCGGCCGAGAGCGTGGTACAGATCAAGCGAGTGCTGCGTTTCGACGGGGAGATCCAGCCGACGGTGTTCGAGGAGATCTGGCTGCCGGGTGCGACGTTCAAGGGTTTGACGATGGAGCGGCTCGCCGGCTACAAGGGCCCGTTTTATGCGATGTTCGAGAGCGAGTTCAACACACGCATGATTCGCGCCAGCGAACATGTGCGTGCGGTGGCGGCGGATAAGGAAGTGGCGGCGATCCTGGCGATCCGCGAGGGCTCGCCGCTGTTGAGTGTAGAGCGGCTGTCTTACACCTACGGCGATCGCCCGGTGGAGGTACGTCGCGGTTGGTATCAGACGGATCGCTTTCATTATCAGAACGATCTAAGCTGA